TAAAAAAAAGCATGAGTCAGATTTTTCCATCCAACTCATGCTCCATTTGATTATTTAGTTGTAGGTAGCGCTCCAACTACTGGGTGCGGAATATATAATTCTTCTAGATAGTTAACCTCCGCTGCCGTTAATTGAATATTTAGCGCCTCTACCGCGCTTTCCAGATGACTTTCTTTTTGCGCACCGATGATCGGCGAAGTGATTTCATCTTTATTTAATAGCCACGCTAAAGCAATTTTATCTCGAGATACTTGGTGTGTTTCCGCAAGTTCAGCCACACGTTCAATAATACCTCTATCTGCATTCATCATGTCATCGTATTTGGATTTTTGAACTGGATCCGTTTCGGAACGATTGGTTGTTTCATTCAAATCTCGCGTTAATCGTCCTGATGCTAGCGGGCTGTATGGTGTAATCGCAATTTTTTCATCGCGACAAAACGGAATCATTTCTCGCTCTTCTTCCCGGTAAATCATATTATAATGATTTTGCATGGAAACGAATTTTGTCCAACCATTTCTCTCTGCGACGCGTTGTGCTTTTTGGAACTGCCAAGCATACATCGCACTCGCTCCAATGTAACGCGCTTTCCCGGACTTAACGACATCGTGTAAAGCTTCCATCGTTTCTTCAATCGGCGTATTTTCATCAAAACGGTGAATGATATATAAATCCACATAATCTGTTTCTAAGCGTTTTAAACTATGGTCGATTTCACTCAAAATGGTTTTCCTGGATAAGCCACCACTATTCGGGCGATCCGGGCGCATTGTTTGTTGCACCTTGGTCGCTAAAACAACATCATCGCGGTTAGCATAGTCTTTTAGTGCACGTCCAACGATTTTTTCACTCTCACCATAAGAATAAATATTCGCAGTATCAAAGAAATTTATGCCTAAATCGAGTGCTTTTTTTATGATAGGGCGACTGTTCGCTTCGTCCAAAACCCATTTATGAATCCATTTGTCTTTATCACCGAACCCCATTGTTCCTAAACAGATTTTTGAAACATCCAAGCCAGTGTTGCCAAATTTAACATATTCCATTCAAAACCCTCCTAGTTAATTTCTAGTACTATTACAGCATAAACCTTGAAGCCCACTCCAAGTCAACCTTTAACTATAAAAAAATCTCCCGGGAAATCCGAGAGATTTTTAACGTTTTAATAAAATTGGTCAGGTAGTAAAGTTTCGCCGAGTTTGATGTTATCACGGTAATCAATTGGAATATCTACAACGACGGGACCTTCTGTTTCAAGCGCTTCTTTTAATACATCAGAAAGTTCTGCTGGATTTGTTACGCGAAGACCTTTTGCTCCGAAACTTTCTGCAAATTTTACGATATCAACATTGCCAAAACGAACAGCTGCTTCTTTGCCGTATTTCATTTTTTGTTGGAAAGCAACCATGTCATAGCTTCCGTCATTCCATACAAGGTGCACAAGTGGCGCACGCAAGCGGACAGCTGTTTCTAATTCCATTGCGGAAAATAGGAAGCCACCGTCACCAGAAATCGAAACCACTTTTTCACCCGGATGTACGAGTGTTGCAGCAATTCCCCAAGGAAGCGCGACACCGAGCGTTTGCATACCGTTGCTGAAAAGCAGACGGCGTGGTTCATAAGAGCGGAAATGACGCGCCATCCAAATATAATGTGAACCAACATCGACCGTCACAGTTACGTTGTCATCAATTGCCGAACGTAGCGTTTGAATGACCGACAAGGGATGTACCCGGTTAGTTTCATCACTTTCTGGCGGAACATCTCGTTCTTCTAATTGGGCGTGAAGTTCTTTTAATGTTTCTAGTTCTTTATCCGCTAATTCCAAACCGCTAAATTTCGCATTTACACGGTCTAAAGTAAGCGCGATGTTTCCAACTAGCTCTGTCACCGGTTGATAATAATGATCGATATCAGCTCGAATGTCGTCTAAATGCACAATCGTTCTATCGCCAGAGGCATTCCAAGCTTTTGGATCGTATTCAATCGGATCATAGCCAACCGTAATAACTAAATCCGCTTTATTCAATAAAATATCTCCTGGTTGGTTGCGGAATAGACCAACACGTCCAAAGAAGTTATCTTCTAAATCGCGTGAAATGACACCAGCTGCTTGGAAAGTTTCTACTACTGGGATGCTTGTTTTTTGGAGTAAGCGACGAATCGCGCCAGTTACTTCCGGGCTAGATGCTCGCATACCTAATAGCAATACCGGTAATTTCGCTTTTTTCAAACGGGCAACGAGTTTCGCAACTTGTTCTTTGGAAGCAGGACCATTTTCTGGTTTAGCAAGTGGGCGAATCGCTTTTACTGGTACGTTTGGTTCATTCACGATATCTTGTGGCAAACTGACAAAAGCAGCGCCTTGGTTTGGTTCTGCTGCCGAGCGAAAAGCGTTAGTGATTGCTTCTGGAATACTTTCAGCGTGAACTACTTCTTCGCTATATTTTGTAATTGGACGAAAAAGTGCTGCATTATCCATTGATTGGTGGGTTCTTTTTAGGCGGTCTTGTCTAGTTACGTTTCCAGCAATCGCAACGACTGGATCTCCTTCAGCAGTTGCTGTTACAAGTCCAGTGGCAAGGTTTGATGCGCCGGGGCCACTAGTTACAAGTACAACACCAGGTTTCCCAGTTAGACGACCGATAGCAGCAGCCATAAACGCCGCATTTTGTTCATGACGACTGACAATTAATTCTGGTCCGCGTTCTTCCATCACATCGAAAACTTTATCAATTTTCGCTCCCGGAATCCCGAATACATGCGTAACACCTTGATTAATTAAGCTGTCTACAACTAAATCTGCTCCTGATTTCCCTTGTGTTATTACTTTTTCTTGGTCTTTTTCTAGTTTCGCCATCGTTATCATCCTTTTGTTATATAAATTATTAAAATTTCAATAGTACAGTTTTCAAAAATTCTTCATTTACAAGAATTATTATACTACTT
The sequence above is drawn from the Listeria monocytogenes genome and encodes:
- a CDS encoding aldo/keto reductase, which codes for MEYVKFGNTGLDVSKICLGTMGFGDKDKWIHKWVLDEANSRPIIKKALDLGINFFDTANIYSYGESEKIVGRALKDYANRDDVVLATKVQQTMRPDRPNSGGLSRKTILSEIDHSLKRLETDYVDLYIIHRFDENTPIEETMEALHDVVKSGKARYIGASAMYAWQFQKAQRVAERNGWTKFVSMQNHYNMIYREEEREMIPFCRDEKIAITPYSPLASGRLTRDLNETTNRSETDPVQKSKYDDMMNADRGIIERVAELAETHQVSRDKIALAWLLNKDEITSPIIGAQKESHLESAVEALNIQLTAAEVNYLEELYIPHPVVGALPTTK
- the alsS gene encoding acetolactate synthase AlsS: MAKLEKDQEKVITQGKSGADLVVDSLINQGVTHVFGIPGAKIDKVFDVMEERGPELIVSRHEQNAAFMAAAIGRLTGKPGVVLVTSGPGASNLATGLVTATAEGDPVVAIAGNVTRQDRLKRTHQSMDNAALFRPITKYSEEVVHAESIPEAITNAFRSAAEPNQGAAFVSLPQDIVNEPNVPVKAIRPLAKPENGPASKEQVAKLVARLKKAKLPVLLLGMRASSPEVTGAIRRLLQKTSIPVVETFQAAGVISRDLEDNFFGRVGLFRNQPGDILLNKADLVITVGYDPIEYDPKAWNASGDRTIVHLDDIRADIDHYYQPVTELVGNIALTLDRVNAKFSGLELADKELETLKELHAQLEERDVPPESDETNRVHPLSVIQTLRSAIDDNVTVTVDVGSHYIWMARHFRSYEPRRLLFSNGMQTLGVALPWGIAATLVHPGEKVVSISGDGGFLFSAMELETAVRLRAPLVHLVWNDGSYDMVAFQQKMKYGKEAAVRFGNVDIVKFAESFGAKGLRVTNPAELSDVLKEALETEGPVVVDIPIDYRDNIKLGETLLPDQFY